The following coding sequences are from one Bacteroidales bacterium WCE2008 window:
- a CDS encoding large subunit ribosomal protein L33, protein MAKKAKGNRVQVILECTEQKESGVPGMSRYITTKNKKNTTERLERKKYNPYLHKVTLHREIK, encoded by the coding sequence ATGGCAAAGAAAGCTAAAGGAAACAGGGTCCAGGTAATTCTGGAGTGCACTGAGCAGAAAGAAAGCGGTGTACCGGGAATGTCAAGGTACATTACCACCAAGAACAAGAAGAACACTACCGAGCGTCTGGAGCGTAAGAAATACAATCCATACCTCCACAAAGTGACACTTCACCGTGAAATTAAGTAA